Proteins from a genomic interval of Streptomyces sp. SID8374:
- a CDS encoding ABC transporter substrate-binding protein has translation MTHLNRALAGLLLLVATACTTGPSLENQGEVTAPPGDSKELTIGSAGFTESDLLAQMYALLLERAGYSTDIVSVTNREIYEPALESGQIDVVPEYAATFADWLNAKADGADAAPVGSPDLAATMKALRALAAPRGLMVLDPGRAVDQNAFAVAASYAKKHGLKTLSDLGRAKLPVRLAAGDECVQRPYCAPGLKKTYGIDIVAVDPKGVGTTQAKQAVQNGQDQMVLTTTTDATLDQFGLVLLADDKKLQNADYVVPVVNRARAGSDGVRDALGRLNTVLTTADLASMNEQVDSWRRLPEDVARTYLESKKLIPKG, from the coding sequence ATGACCCACCTGAACCGCGCCCTCGCCGGGCTCCTCCTGCTCGTCGCCACCGCTTGCACCACCGGCCCCAGCCTGGAGAACCAGGGCGAGGTCACCGCGCCGCCCGGCGACAGCAAGGAGCTGACCATCGGCTCGGCAGGCTTCACCGAGAGCGACCTGCTGGCCCAGATGTACGCCCTCCTCCTGGAGCGCGCCGGATACTCCACCGACATCGTCTCCGTCACCAACCGGGAGATCTACGAACCCGCCCTGGAAAGCGGCCAGATCGACGTCGTACCGGAGTACGCGGCGACCTTCGCCGACTGGCTGAACGCCAAGGCCGACGGAGCCGACGCGGCCCCCGTCGGATCACCCGACCTCGCCGCCACCATGAAGGCGCTCCGCGCGCTCGCGGCCCCGCGCGGGCTCATGGTGCTGGACCCCGGCCGGGCCGTCGACCAGAACGCCTTCGCGGTCGCCGCCTCCTACGCGAAGAAGCACGGCCTCAAGACCCTCAGCGACCTGGGCCGGGCGAAGCTCCCGGTGCGCCTCGCGGCGGGCGACGAATGCGTACAGCGGCCCTACTGCGCACCCGGGCTGAAGAAGACGTACGGCATCGACATCGTCGCCGTCGACCCGAAGGGCGTCGGCACCACCCAGGCGAAACAGGCCGTCCAGAACGGTCAGGACCAGATGGTGCTGACCACCACCACCGACGCCACCCTCGACCAGTTCGGACTGGTCCTGCTGGCGGATGACAAGAAGCTCCAGAACGCCGACTACGTGGTCCCCGTCGTCAACCGCGCCCGCGCCGGGAGCGATGGCGTACGCGACGCCCTCGGCCGGCTCAACACCGTCCTGACCACCGCCGACCTGGCGTCCATGAACGAACAGGTCGACAGCTGGCGCAGGCTCCCCGAGGACGTCGCACGCACCTACCTGGAGTCGAAGAAGCTCATCCCGAAGGGCTGA
- a CDS encoding nitroreductase/quinone reductase family protein, whose translation MPSAFQQSVIDEFRANAGKVGGPFAGSDLLLLTTTGARTGKPHTTPLGHVRDGDRLLVAGSNLGAPHHPDWYHNLLARPTVQVELGDQEFQTLAVPAEGPARDELFARVVAEAPGYAEYQAATDRVLPVVVLHLPDPREPAPTVTSLAGKLTEVHTWLRGQLAQVHAETEAHFATRAAHRGAGAPPPPGLGLQIRQRCLAFCQALEFHHTSEDGHVFPVMEGHHPHLGHVFDRLRDEHRSIAAVQASLAALLAGISIAEPERFRTELARMTEELTAHLYYEEAEILPLLADVPWPPAP comes from the coding sequence ATGCCCTCTGCCTTCCAGCAGTCCGTCATCGACGAGTTCCGCGCCAACGCGGGCAAGGTCGGCGGCCCTTTCGCCGGCTCCGACCTCCTCCTGCTGACCACCACCGGCGCCCGTACCGGCAAGCCCCACACCACCCCGCTCGGCCATGTCCGCGACGGCGACCGGCTGTTGGTCGCCGGCTCGAACCTCGGCGCCCCGCACCACCCCGACTGGTACCACAACCTCCTGGCCCGGCCGACGGTCCAAGTGGAGCTGGGCGACCAGGAGTTCCAGACCCTCGCCGTACCCGCCGAAGGGCCCGCGCGCGACGAACTTTTCGCCCGGGTGGTGGCCGAGGCCCCCGGCTACGCGGAGTACCAGGCGGCGACCGACCGGGTGCTGCCGGTCGTGGTCCTGCACCTCCCCGACCCGCGGGAACCGGCGCCCACGGTCACCTCGCTGGCCGGCAAGCTCACCGAGGTGCACACCTGGCTGCGCGGCCAACTGGCCCAGGTGCACGCGGAGACGGAGGCGCACTTCGCCACCCGTGCCGCCCACCGGGGAGCGGGCGCACCGCCCCCGCCCGGTCTCGGCCTCCAGATCCGGCAGCGCTGCCTGGCGTTCTGCCAGGCGCTGGAGTTCCATCACACGAGCGAGGACGGCCATGTGTTCCCGGTGATGGAGGGGCACCACCCGCATCTCGGGCACGTCTTCGACCGGCTCCGGGACGAGCACCGGTCCATCGCGGCCGTGCAGGCGTCGCTCGCGGCTCTGCTGGCGGGCATCTCCATCGCCGAGCCGGAGCGCTTCCGTACCGAACTGGCCCGAATGACCGAGGAGTTGACCGCCCACCTCTACTACGAGGAGGCCGAGATCCTGCCGCTGCTGGCGGATGTGCCGTGGCCACCGGCACCTTGA
- a CDS encoding DUF2087 domain-containing protein: MPEQQTLSPQQSARRTHPVTALFTHGRLVTIPRKQARLEQLLVHLAGTLFERDRSYTEREVNEALLTVHEDCSALRRHLVVAGLLVRPRDGSSYRRGR, encoded by the coding sequence ATGCCTGAACAACAGACCCTTTCGCCGCAGCAGTCCGCCCGCCGTACGCACCCGGTCACCGCCCTCTTCACACACGGCCGGCTGGTCACGATCCCGCGCAAGCAGGCCCGGCTGGAGCAGCTGCTCGTGCACCTCGCCGGGACGCTGTTCGAGCGCGACCGCTCGTACACCGAGCGGGAGGTCAACGAGGCGCTGCTCACCGTCCACGAGGACTGCTCCGCGCTCCGCCGCCACCTGGTCGTCGCCGGGCTGCTGGTCCGGCCCCGGGACGGCAGCAGCTACCGGCGCGGCAGGTGA